The DNA sequence CGCGACGGGCATACGCTTCGAACCTGGCAGTAGCTTCGCGGCGAAGGAGTAGGTGCGCGAATAGTACTGGAAGACGTTCCAGATATAGGCATCCTCCCAAGCGCGCCGCACCCGGTGCGGCGACGCCGAGGACGGGGAGCCCTCCGGCTCCATAAGAGATAACACCGGTGTTGTCGTAGCGTATTTCATGCGGGCAGTCGTCGTCGGTAGAGCCGGGCAAGGGCTGGTTACATCGTGGACGCCTTCAGGAAGTCAAGGCGACCGGCGACGGTTTACGGTCCGTTCGGCACAAGAAAAGCGGCACCGCCGTAGCGATGAGGCCGGCGGCGACGGCTCCGTAGAGTCCGTACAGCAGCGAAATGGTAAGGGGAAACGCGCAGTTGAGCAGGTAAAAAACAGGGCTCCACGCATGGAATAGCCGCTTGTCCTTGAAGAGCAGGCTATACACGCCCATGATGGCGAGCGAAACCACGAACCAGCCGGCCCAATTACTGAGCGGCATGCCATAAAAAAATCCTCCTTCGGGATACGTCCAGAACGGAAATGCGCGGCTCATCGCCGGGTCGAGCGAGACGTCCCACAGCACCATAAACGTCGCAGCCAGGGGCGCGCGGGTGAGGGTGTGAGGGGTGACGCGGCCGGCCAGCTCATAACTCACGATGGACATCGCAAACCACGACGGCGGGATGAAGTAAGGCACATGCTCCAGGATTTTGGGGCCCAGCCAGAACGTGTAAGCGTAGGGACCGAAGGGTACGCCGGTCGTGGTGCCGATGAGTTCACTCGCACCGCCGATGCCGCTGCCTACGAGGAAGGCCACAAAAGCCGTCTTCCATCCAAGCGACGGACCGTACAGGAAGAGGGCGATCAGCGGGAGGATTGCCATGTACGTCCAGGTTGGAAATTTGACAAGCGTAGGATAATATGGCCCGAACAGGGCCATGCTGGAAGGGATCAGGCGGAGCAGCAGGCTGCCGCCGATGCTGAATCCCATGGCGGCGATGAATGTAATGGCGAGCGCTCGGAGCCAGCGGTCCGCACGAGTCTGGCCGGCGGGGAGCCATGAGTAGGTTAACGTCATGGGGTGGTTGGATGTCTACCTGGGATAAATACGGTCGGGCGCCGGTGTGCCCGGCCCAGCAGCGATAGGGATCATGGTTGTTGTACTCGCCCCCGAATACCTTCCCGGATGCGCGTTTATGGCCATGATGCGGTGCGCGGATTGTGTGGTGCTTGCGGATACCTACCAGTATAGCCGGCAATCCTTCCACAATCGGGCCCGGGTACGGACCCCTCAGGGCTGGCAGTGGCTAACGGTGCCGTTGGTCGGCGGACAACACGGTAGGCCGATCAGGGAGACCGAGATCGACAACCGGACGCCCTGGCGCGAACGCCACGCTCGATCGATTCGCTACAACTACAGTTCGGCGCCGTTTTATGACTATTACATCGATCAGTTGCATCGGACCGCGCTGGCGGACGGTCAAACGCTGGGTGATCTGTGCTGCGGCGGCATCGAATGGCTGGCAAAAACGTTGGCTCCCGGGGCCACTGTGACACGCGCCTCTCATCTCGCTGGCGCGCCGGCTTCGCTCTCCGGGATCATCGACGCCCTCGGTCGCGGCGATGTGCTCCTGAGCGCCTCCCGGTACCGTCACGACGGCGGGGCCGTGAGCGACCCAACCATCGCCACGTTCGCCCTGGCGCCGTATCCGCAGAATTTCCCTGGATACGAGCCCAATATGTCAGTTATTGATCTGTTGTTTGCCTGTGGTCCCGATACCGGCCGCAGGTTGGATGCCGGCCTGACGATCGAGCGGATCCGCCGCCTGTGATGGTGGTGGTCAGGGTCAGACCGTAGGCAACACGCGGTCCATCCGCGCCGCGATATCGCGCAACCGCGAGGCGTTTCCGCCAGAGACTTCGGCGGCGGCCCAGCCGACGTAGCCGATATCGGCCAGCGCGGCATTCACCGCCGGCCAGTCGCAATCCCCTTCGCCGATCTCGACGCCAAACCCTTCCCACAACCCCTCGTCGTCGCGCTTTTTGCGGCTGAACTCCTTTACATCCAGCTTCAAGATGCGCGGCCCGAGGGTCCGGATCCAGTGTTCGGGCCAACCGAAGTTGACGATGTTGCCGATGTCGAAATGCGCGCCGATCCACGGGCTTTCGAATTCGTCGATGTACCGGGCCATTTCGAGCGGGCTCAGCAAGAACTGATTCCACACGTTCTCCAGGGCGATCTTGACGCCCAGCTCCCTGGCGAGCGGCAATACCTTACGGATTTCCGCCTGGGAGCGGGTGTAGGCATCGGCGTAGGAGACCTCCTGGGAGACGACGGCCGGCACCAAAAGCACGGTGGTCGCACCAAAGAGCCGCGCCTGGCGGAGCGCGTGTTCGAGTGCCGCGCGGCCTTCGTCGCGTACCGCCGGGTCGGGGTCGGACAATGTCTTGCGCCAGTGGACGGAATCCACGAGGCCGGGGATGACTAGCCCGGTCGCATCCCGCGCCGCGACGACCTCGGCGGGATCGAGGTCGCTCGGGCTGTCCAGTTCGGCGCCGTCGTACCCGATCTCTCTGAGCAGCTTGAACTTCTCCAGCACCGAAAGCGGCTCATCCACCATCCCGAACTTGAGCGCCTTGAGGATGCGCTTACGGGGGGCCGGGCGATACAGGGCCGGAAACGCCGGCGCCGCGGCGAGTGCGAGACTCATGCGGCCGGCGCCGGCGAGGAAGGTACGTCGATTCATCGGGGCGTGCTCACGAAAAGAGGCGTTCGACCTGGGTGATGCCGGGGACGGCCACCGGCGCTTCGGCCAGCGAGCCGAAGGCGAATGTGTCCGGCACCAGTTTCTGTTCGGACTTCATGAGCTGCTCCCAGGTGACTTCCTGGCCGGTGTAGCAGGCTTCACGCCCGAGGATGGCGGTCATCGTGCTGTAGGCGACGTGTTTCGCTTCGTTCAGCGGCTGGCCGGCGCGGATGCTCGCGATCAGATCCGTATGCTCCTGCACGTACGGGTTGTTGCCCTTTTCAGGATGCTCGAAGATGACCTTGCCCTTGTGCGAAGTGAGGCGGGAGAAGTCCGGATGGATGTCCGCCACGCCCTCCGTGCCGATGATGCGGTTCGACACGTTCGTGTAGCAGTTTTCCATCTGCCGGCACATGGCCGTCACGCGCACCTCGTTGGCATAGGTGTACTGGATGTTGAAGTTGTCCCAGATGTGGCCAAACGAAGGATCGACGCGCGCCTGCCGGCCGCCCGATCCGATCGCGCTCACCGGAGGGCCCTGCATCACCCAGTCGATCGTATCCAGATTGTGCACGAACTGTTCGACAATGTGGTCGCCCGAAAGCCAGGTGAAATAGTACCAGTTGCGGCATTGCCACTCCATGTCGGACATGCCGGGTTTCCGCGGACGCAGCCAGATGGGGCCGGTCAGGTAATATTCCGCCGCGCTGACGACTTCGCCGATTCTGCCCTCGTGGATGCGCTTGATGGCTTCCACGTAGCTGGGCTGCCGGCGGTACTGCGTGCCAGCGACGATTGAAAGGCCCTTGGCCATCGCCATCTCACCGGATTCGATCACCGACCGGACCCCGCTCGGGTCGACCGCGCAGGGTTTTTCGACGAACACGTGTTTCCCGGCTTCGACGGCGTACCGCAGATGGATCGGCCGGAAACCGGGCGGTGTCGCGAGGATGACGAGGTCCACGTCGCTATCGATGACGTGTTTATAGGCGTCGAATCCGCTGAAGATGCGGTCGTCGGTGACTTTGTAGCCTTCGCCGAGAGCCTCCTTTAGATCCTCGCGGCGCTCTTCGATCCGGTCCCGGAAGAGGTCTCCGATGGCGACGATTTCTACGCCTTCGGCGGATTCGAAGCAGTCCCGCGCCGCGCCCGACCCGCGTCCGCCCGCGCCGACCAGGCCGACTCGGATGACGTCCGATCCGCCGGCATACGCAAAGTTGCCCGAGGTCATCAGGCTGGCCGAGAGGCCGGTTGTGGCGGCGGCCGCCGTCTTTAGAAAATCACGCCGCGAGAACGGATTGAGGATGCGCTGATTACCGTGCACGGGGATACCTCGGAAGGGTTACGGATGAGAGGATGGAACCGCGGGTGTAGGCAGGCCTGCGAGGCCAAGCGGGCTCCTTTGAACCTGCGCTCAATAAACGAACGAAACCAGCAGTGAGGCAATAAAAAACCCTGCCCATGCAGCATGGACAGGGTGAATAATCGGGCAGGGAGATCGTAGGCCGCCTGCCTACCTTCAATTCTGCGTGGTGTACTGATGGTACTTGTGCCAGATCCGCGTAGCCTCGAGGCTGTTTCCAAACGGTGAACCGTGTTTTTCATACACTTTGTTCATCGTCGTGTGGAGACGCTGGAGCGCTGTGTCGAGCGCCTTTACCTGGAGCTTGAGCCGGCCGTTGGCTTCGCGCAACGATCGCAGTGCGGATTCGAGCTTCTCGATGTTGACGTTGCTGTTCGCTTTCATAGGTTCGTCGAGATCCCGTGTTGATTGAGTGCGGAATAAGGATACGACAACCCACTTTCCGCAGCCATGCGCCGACGGCGCATCGGGGTTCGACTAACGGCTCAAAACAGGGCTAATGGCTTTTATTAGCCAAGGTCCCTGCGAATCTGCGATCTTTAATCGCTTAATCGTGATTTACGGGGTTTCCGGACTCGCCGGCCGCCCACGCCCGTTGCCAGGTGCCAAGATGAATCAGGCCGAGCGCGTTTCCACCAAAGGCGCCCATGGTGGCGATGGCCGCGGCATTGGTCGAAAGGGATACATCCGGGCCGATTGTGAGGTCGAGACCGTAGTCCGCCGAAGTGATGGTGTCGAGCAGGTCCGCCATCTCCTCTTTAAAATCTTCGATTTCGTCTCGACGGCGATGCCAGTACAGTGGCGCCTCATACACCAGTTTTCCATCCCCGAGGCGGACGCGCAGCGTGAGGTCTCCCATCCTATCGGGCGTACCCCAGGTACAGTTGGTCGCCCAGGTGCGTGTCTTTGTGATGGAATTGTAGGCACAATTTGGATAGGCATCTTCGCTGTCCCACAGACGATTCAGGGCGCTGAGCCGTGTGACCACGATGTCCAGATACACGAGGTCCTTGATCCTGAAAGGCTGCGAGACATACGCGCTGCCGGCGGAGCGAAGGTTCGGGTCAAAGCCGGCGGCGACGGGATAGGCATACCGTTCGCCATCGGCGAGCTCCATGGTCAGCAGTGCACGGCCATGGAAGTTGGCATTAAAAAGCTCGAGATAAATTTCAGCCGCCGGGTTGTAGGCAGAGAGAAAGGCATTGAATTTCGTGGCCGAAAGCGGCACGGCCGGCACGCCGTCCGTCCTGAACAGCACCTGCCAGCCGTGTATCCCGCTGTAGTCGTGTACATGGCTGTAATAAAGCCCGTCCTGCCCACTGGGCAAGGACCAGACGCCGGAGTAGTCGCGGAGGACGGAAACGTCCATATGGCCGAAGTTGGGCACGCCTTCCTGCATCGCCACAAGGCTGCCAGAAATCGTCACCAATCCGCCCAGGTCCACGTACGGGTTAAGGTTGGTCGATGGCGGTCTTACGAGCACGATCCCCGTCCAATCAAACGTGATTTCGGGCAGGACGCGGAAGTTGCCCTCGATCACCAGCACCCCTACCCCGCTTAAATCGTTGCTGAGGGTTACATCACCTTTTACCGTGAGCACTTCATATCCATCCGCGGCGCCGAACGAGGCCCCCACATCCGCGATGTCGGTCACGACCTGATTTTTCTCCGGATAACTCCCGACATACGAGGCGACGGCCTGACTGACCTGGTCCGGGAAGTAGACGCCGCTCGAATGATCGTAGGCATCACGCTCGATCTGGGTGACGGGCAAGATATCCACAAGCAGGTGGCCACTATTGGACAGGGCGCTGGACAGATCGTTTTGAAGATCCGACCACCCGAGGCCGATCTGGCCGAGGCTATCGATGGTGCCCAACTCCGCGACCAGCATGGTATCCAGGTCGTGCAGGCTCTGATCGTCCAGCACGACATAGTCCACATCGAGTGTTGCCAGCGGGGCGATCTCGACATTCAGATTGGCGGCCTTCACCTGCAGCCCCTGCGCGGCGTACGTGTTCCACTCGTACCGGCTTCGGATTTCGTGGGCGGTGCCGCGGTATTCGGCCAGGACGGTGTAGTCGAGCCCATTTCCGTTCCGCGTGTAGTTCAGAATCCGGTACGACCCGCCGGCCTGCTCTACGCTGTCGAAGGGCGCGTGCATCCCCGTACCGTTCGTCGATACCCAGTGGGACAACACCACCTTCCGCGCCTCGAGCGCCATATCTCGCGCCACGAGGCTGTTTTGATGGGTGGACGTGTGAGCCTCGGCTTCGAGGTTCGTCAGGCGCGAACTGTTTTGCAGCGTGACGATAAGTACGGCCAGCGCAAGCGCGGCGATTACGGCTCCTTTACCCATGGTTGTGGCGGACGGGTGCAGCTAAAAGGGAGGGCGCTACCAGTATAACCCCCGGCCACACACTCGATCATGCGTAAGCGGATGGTTGGCGAGACGTCTCCAGCGCAATACCATGAGAGGGTAATGACGGGTGGGGTGACGAGATAATGACGGCGAATTCTTCCGGGTGATCGGGTGTGTGTGAGGAATGCCCTCAATGGCATGGTGTTTGAGTTTTCGTAACCGACAGCGCGTTCACCTCTCGCGGCTCGTCTTCGCCGGCAGCGCATCGGACACAGTCCCTTCTCATCACGTTTTCATCTCACAAAGCTATCGTGGAAAAGCCCTCCCTACACGATCTCACTGTCCTTCTCGCCGCCATCCGTCAGCTGCACGAGCAGATCCGCGATCGCGTCGTGGCGGCCTGTGAGCAGTCCGATACGGATCATCTCTCCGATGTCGCGGACGAAACGGACGAGGATACGATTTATCAGATCGACCGCGTCGGTGAAGCTGAACTGGCGCCCTTTCTTGAACGCCATGTCGCACCTCATTTCCCGGTTATCCTCATCGCCGAAGGCCTGGCCGGGGGCCAGATGGTGCTCCCGCACGGCGCTTCGGAAGACGAAGCGCCGTGGCGGATCATCATGGATCCTATCGACGGAACCCGTGGCCTGATGTATCAGAAACGCAGCGCCTGGATCCTGACGGGCGTGGCCCCAAACCGGGGACCGGAGACATCGCTGGGCGATATCGTGCTGGCTGTGCAGACGGAGATTCCGCTGGTGAAGCAGCATTTGTGCGACACGCTCTGGGCCATCCGGGGGGAAGGCGCGCAGGCAGAACGGTACAACCGACTCACGGGCGAGCGCCGGCCCCTGACGCTGCGTCCCTCGCGCGCCACGACGATCGAACACGGGTTCTCCACGATCTCCCGGTTTTTCCCCGGCGGTCGAGACGTGCTCGCTGCAATCGATGACGCGCTCGTCGAAACACTGCTGGGGCCGGTACAGCCCGGTAGGGCGCATTGTTTTGAGGACCAATACATCGCGACCGGCGGCCAGTTGTACGAGTTGATGACCGGGCACGACCGCTTCGTGGCCGACCTCCGTCCGTATCTCGCGGCGCTCCTATCCGAACGCGGCGAATCCAACGGCATCTGCTGTCATCCCTATGATCTGTGCACGATGCTCATCGCGCAGGAACTCGGGATCCATATTGTCGATCCGGCCGGCGGCCCGGTCGATGCCCCGCTGCGGCTCGTGT is a window from the Rhodothermales bacterium genome containing:
- the cruF gene encoding bisanhydrobacterioruberin hydratase CruF, whose translation is MTLTYSWLPAGQTRADRWLRALAITFIAAMGFSIGGSLLLRLIPSSMALFGPYYPTLVKFPTWTYMAILPLIALFLYGPSLGWKTAFVAFLVGSGIGGASELIGTTTGVPFGPYAYTFWLGPKILEHVPYFIPPSWFAMSIVSYELAGRVTPHTLTRAPLAATFMVLWDVSLDPAMSRAFPFWTYPEGGFFYGMPLSNWAGWFVVSLAIMGVYSLLFKDKRLFHAWSPVFYLLNCAFPLTISLLYGLYGAVAAGLIATAVPLFLCRTDRKPSPVALTS
- a CDS encoding WbqC family protein, which codes for MVVVLAPEYLPGCAFMAMMRCADCVVLADTYQYSRQSFHNRARVRTPQGWQWLTVPLVGGQHGRPIRETEIDNRTPWRERHARSIRYNYSSAPFYDYYIDQLHRTALADGQTLGDLCCGGIEWLAKTLAPGATVTRASHLAGAPASLSGIIDALGRGDVLLSASRYRHDGGAVSDPTIATFALAPYPQNFPGYEPNMSVIDLLFACGPDTGRRLDAGLTIERIRRL
- a CDS encoding sugar phosphate isomerase/epimerase family protein, with product MNRRTFLAGAGRMSLALAAAPAFPALYRPAPRKRILKALKFGMVDEPLSVLEKFKLLREIGYDGAELDSPSDLDPAEVVAARDATGLVIPGLVDSVHWRKTLSDPDPAVRDEGRAALEHALRQARLFGATTVLLVPAVVSQEVSYADAYTRSQAEIRKVLPLARELGVKIALENVWNQFLLSPLEMARYIDEFESPWIGAHFDIGNIVNFGWPEHWIRTLGPRILKLDVKEFSRKKRDDEGLWEGFGVEIGEGDCDWPAVNAALADIGYVGWAAAEVSGGNASRLRDIAARMDRVLPTV
- a CDS encoding Gfo/Idh/MocA family oxidoreductase, whose product is MHGNQRILNPFSRRDFLKTAAAATTGLSASLMTSGNFAYAGGSDVIRVGLVGAGGRGSGAARDCFESAEGVEIVAIGDLFRDRIEERREDLKEALGEGYKVTDDRIFSGFDAYKHVIDSDVDLVILATPPGFRPIHLRYAVEAGKHVFVEKPCAVDPSGVRSVIESGEMAMAKGLSIVAGTQYRRQPSYVEAIKRIHEGRIGEVVSAAEYYLTGPIWLRPRKPGMSDMEWQCRNWYYFTWLSGDHIVEQFVHNLDTIDWVMQGPPVSAIGSGGRQARVDPSFGHIWDNFNIQYTYANEVRVTAMCRQMENCYTNVSNRIIGTEGVADIHPDFSRLTSHKGKVIFEHPEKGNNPYVQEHTDLIASIRAGQPLNEAKHVAYSTMTAILGREACYTGQEVTWEQLMKSEQKLVPDTFAFGSLAEAPVAVPGITQVERLFS